AAATATTTCATTAGGTGGTCATGGTACTTTTATTATTACTGTAACGTGAATAATAAAAAAATCGGTAATGTTTGGAATTAATCAGGGGATATTATACAATTTTGTCTTTACAAATCATCTAAACTTTCTACAAGTCTCATTTTTTTTGTCCCTACAAATCTcattttttgtctctacaagtcacaaagactctctaaaaTTCTCTTAGAGAATCACTAGAAATCTCTAGATTTCCAGAGAATCTCTAGGAGTTACTCAAATTAAAAATCTATGAAAGTCCATAGAAATCTTGTTTGACTACCCCTTGTAAAGTTTGAAAAGTTATTTGAGATTTGTTCTTGGTTCGGCTGAGGAACATCAAATTAGTATATTTCTTTCTGGACTTCGTGAAGATATAAGAGCAGATATCTGAATGTGTCGACGCATAAGCTTATCAGATTCTACAGAGTCTCCCAAAATTGCATCAACACCCTCCATAACTATTACATCTACTACAATTCATATTCGTCGAATTTCTAGATTTAGCAAAAACAAAGGCGCGAAAAAGGTTTATGTTTTAGTTGTGCCGAAGTTTAGAAGACAAGTCATCGGTGCTAAGGAGCGGGTCAATTATTTTTGAAGGGGTCGCCGCTAGTGATGTCATCATATAGAATTATTCAGACAATCCAACTCGAGGATCAGCTGCATTTCAAGGGGATGGGGATGCTGAGACACCGACTTCAATTATGATTTATAGTTATTTTAGagaatttgagaggtttttccgTGAGAGTTTTTCCGACTCAAAATTCTCGTTATTTTAGCAATAATTTACTTGTTTTTCAAGATATTTTCTCTATAAATATATTAATTTATTCTATAATTTGAATTCATCTATGTAATCAATGATTTGAAGGTTGCTTAACTTGGTGGCTATCCTCAATTCAAAGGATTTTTATCGTTTCGGTTTCTAACATAATTTTGTTTTTACCTGATATGCTGCTCCATTAGAAAATAAATTAGGGCTTACACTCTCGACCACGATCCAAACAGAAAACctataccaataacacaaaaaatcaaatgaaaactCAGTCTTTGTTATTAGAGCAAAAAGAATAGAACAATATGCGATTGCTGCTCATGATAAAAAAGAAAGTTTGGGTTGTGGAACGAGAAAAGAAACCTTTCACTCGTTGCATACATTCAAATGGCCATAAAATGAGAGGGCGTGGTTACTCTCATCAGCCAATGGGAGAGAGAGTAGGCTACACCGTGTTAGTGTTATTTTGGAGTGAGGGATGGTACTGAGTTTTTAGTTAGTTGATTACAGATGAGAGTTCATGAATTGGATTTATCTTTCAGTACTTCTCCCATCATCTTTCAATCAGGAGAAGTTTCTTTGGGCTTAAATTAACATGTGGTATATATTCTCTCCATGGATCTCATTTCTCTTACCAAAACAAAAAAGATGATCATCGTATAGTCTTATTATACTCGATGACAGCTTTCATCCAGCATCCAGCCCCTTGGCATGTCCATCAGCGGCAGGGTAGTATTCAGTTATCCCGCTACTGCATTCACACTGGAAATATATTTCAGGCGACTCCTATTTAATTACATATAAGCCATTATGACATGTACAATCAAAAGGGTAAATTTATTATGAGTGGTAGATACGACATTTAGAAAATACAGTAAAACGCAAGAGTACTGGACTTTCTATTTATAATTACAGTGTATAACATGGCATAGAGTGTGCCAGCAACTAGTCATTAGCAAGTATGAAATCTACACCTAGATACACATAGTCTAACGAAGAACGTTGAAATTTGGAGGAAAGAACTTCAAAACAATCACTTACTGTGTCAAGCCACTTGGTCTTTTCAAACTTAGCGTTGTTTAATAGAGCCAAAGAGGTCTTCGAATGAGCGTTTTGGAGCTTCAAGACGGGAAACTATCTCCACTACCTTGTAAGAAGATTCAGAGTGGCCTAATGCCTCAACAGCTACTTCTGCAACCAGATCTCTAGATACAGAACCTGTAGACAGAGTATCCTGCACAGAGGTAGGACAAATATCTGAGGTTTTAGCTTATGAGAGGAAAAGCAAACACAGTACTAGGATAGGTAAGGATACACGGGTATTGTTCTTACCTCAGGTTCCATGACTAAATTTCCACTTGGGGGGTCATTTTTCAATCCACCAGGCCTTATAATTGTGTAGTTTATACCCGATTTCCTGATATAATTCTCCGCTTGTAGTTTGGCTATCAACGTTAGTCCAAATACGTTTAGGAATAGGTAAGCTGGATTAAAGATTTGTCCCATTGCAGCACCATTGACTAGAATGGAACTGATGAGAATAAATCTATTCACATTACTTTTCTTGCATGCATCTACAAGGTTTACTGTGCCAAAATTATCGACCTACAAATAAAAAAACACAATTGAACGCATATGATGGAAGTATTGGCAATGACAAGATCCATCGTGAAACTAATAATTCAAATAAATGCTACTTTTTATAAGAAACGTAGAAAAGCAAAAACTATAAGGTGTCGCCAGAAGAATGAAGTGCACATATCAAAATGGTTAGACATCACTGGATCATTGTTCAATTAGGAGCATCCGGCAATCATTAAACAAAATTGCAGATTGCTTCATCTAAATGCATCTTAACTTGGAGAGATAAACAACTGATATATGGACTAAGGCTTAAGGAAACTAATAAAACATACGCTAAACATTAATAATGCTAATGGTGCTCGAAGTAAATTATGACTTATCGGTATTTCTTTTGTCTGTCTACCAGTTATCAAACAGACCTACTAACCTGTGATTTCATATTTGTTATCCTAAGTTGtgatatgttttaaaatatagaATTCTTCAGGATAAATTGTTCACAAATCGACCACTAAACTGACCTAAACAGACTAAGTGTAAAAAACTTAAAGTAAAGCTCAGTAGATTACTGACCTTCCAAGGAGTAAACAAATCCAATGAAGGACGAAATCCGGTAGCACAAATAACAGCCTCAGCATCATTACCAATAGCTTCAGCTAACTTAGCTGAACCCTCAGTTACATCAGCCTTCACCTATAAACAAAAATACTCGATTATattaaacaaaaatgaaaatgagTAAACCAAATTCACAATCAACCAAAATTGGAGAATTAGGAGAAACATTTACGATTTGGAGAAATGGGTTATCTGAAAAAGTAGTCTTAGCTTTGTCAACATCACGAACACCAGCCTTAACTGCAAAACCCTTGGCTAAAAGTTGTTCAACGATTCTTTTACCAGTACTTCCAGTAGCCCCAGCCACAAATATTTTCCTTTTATTGTCATTTACATTTGAACCCTCAATTCCTGTGTTTTCCATCTGAATAAACAAACGCTGAactaaataaacaaaataaagaaactgAATTCTGAATGTAATGATAATCAATCATGGGTCTATTACCTTTGTTGTTGTAGCTCTAATAGATGTGTTAGCAGAAGAGAAAGGTTTGGAGTGGTTAACAATTGGTgatgctgatgaagatgaagtaaAGGGGGATTTGATGTTTCTTGTGAGAGAATGAGTTTGGAGGAATACCATTGCTTGACTCACTCACCTGTACAATTCAATACATATCCTCCTCAAACCTCATAAGAAGCTGTTATTCTACCACGTGGCAACACCACATTTTTTTTTACGTTTAACATAATCGTTTCCGACATCAGACTACCTAGTTACCGACGAACCCTTCGATCATATTACTGGTCTGAGTCACCCACCCACCAGTGGAAGCGTTCTTGACTCATTGTGAATGGAACTCCAGTGCTACATGGACTTATGGCCACGGTTCAATTGCTAGCTATTGGCTTATCAACAGCCACAACCTCAAAGCTTTTGGAAACCTACTGCTCAAATCCTTGCTGAGTCGATGCTCTTAACAAACTCAGCTGAAATCTTTGCTGAGTCCATGCTATTAACTAAGGGAGAAACTCCACCACAACTGCTTTGTGCCATAGAGGTGGAGGCTTCTATAAAGACTTTGGATGGGATTAGTGGTCAAACTGAGCAAAATTCAATTACGGTTAGCTTCTGGTGGAACTAAAACGAAAAATGTCCACAATATTATGTTCTCTTTTGATTCGATACATTTTGGTAATTCTTTGTTAAGggaaaaatcaaaataatattccctccgtcccactattaagtgacctatttatttttggattttatcccactattaagtgacctatatcactaaataagatgatatttctagaattatctttttaattgattGTAAGAAAATatacataatttgataggcatgtttatattcgttacgcaggtgttttaaaatgtttttcaatggtataaaatttgcgaacatccgtggtgtagtttgagagataaatcatttcaaaatttcattaattattatccatacgggtataattataaaaaatgctaaaaaatctctttttccttgcttgccttaaaaattgtgcaaacttcaactaggtcacttaatagtgggacggaaggaGTACTTCATAAATAATacagaactagtcataaaaacccaaggtgaccaaacatgtggtacaaaaaccatgttcaaatgttgggatctaaaactccatcttaaacaaaattaacacaaaaaatccaaattttaaaattggtttggggtttttgtgttacttttattttttgggtttttgtgttacttttgttttgatgagttttttgtAAATGGATAGTGACACATTTGGGATTATAACTCACAGACTGTAAATAATAAGGGAAAAAAATTAGATGCTTAGAAGTAGAAATTTGGCAGTAGAATATAGGTTAAAAACTTATCAGTGAGTCTTGAAACAAAGATAGAAACTGTCGTCCACAAGGAACATTTTACGCATAAAACTTCTAAGTTTacaaaacaacaaaaaccaaTATCTCTAAATTTTAGTGAAAGCAAAGAGGAGATTACACAATCTTGAGTTATATCGCTGCTGCTCCAAAATCAAGTCCGAAAAGTCAACTTACTGGCTTTTTTCCATTCAGAGTCCACAGGACTGCCTTTGCAACACCATACAATGGCAGTCACAAGTGCTTCTTCGAGATTTCATGTCCTCCCTGAAGGCATATTGAAGTAAATCAgctatgaaaataaaaacaatccaCCAGAGCACACGAGTGATGCCTCACCAAAAGAAAGATTTTCAAGTCATCATGTGAATGAGGAAACTTAGTGTAAGAAAAGCAGTAAGACAGGATgagtaaaaaaaaagtaatattTGTACACTCCACACTACCTATTAATATAGGAGACGCTTCCTAAGTTGCTTCACATCATATGCACCATATCATCGTTTATCATCAATCTGTTATCTTCTTGCAATCTCTGCAAGTATACCAAAATAAAGCACTGTCAttattgtttcattttattttatattatttagacGGCCAAGTCTGGGGAATATCGTTTTTACACTACTAACAGAAATAAGTATATCATTTAAATGGTGAAGGAACATATCAGTCTTCGACACTACATACCTCCAATAGTGTAACTATTTCCAGCCTGGTGTATTGAACAGCTGCACCAGCATTTACAACATTCTCAATATCTGCAATAGATATGAGATCCAAGTGGTTTGCCCGCATATGCTGCCCGAAAACAGAGCCAAATGCTTCAATTCTGCAGTCAACAAAATAATGAAGTTACAGAAAGAACTCAAATAGAGAAGTGAGCAGAAGAGctttgctttgatgctaatggcTTAAAAGCCAGAATCTCCAGACCTTTCAGGAGAAAGAGTGTGAGTTGATTGGGGAGCAGTAGGAGGTTCATCGACTTCCATTGGGTCTGCTGTTTcactaaacaaataaaagcaagaaataaATTTCAGCAGATATTTCATAAAGGCAACATTTTTATTGAAAATCCATAATTAAAACACAAGGGGATTGTTAGGGATTTTTTAGGTGATATTAATTTACACACGAAGTCTATAAACATGCATAACTTAGCATAGACAAGACAATtttagcatttttttttcttaaaaggaGCTTTTGGCACTTCCAATGCCTCAATCAGTACTTCCTAACAATATCACGGTATACTGAATCTGTCACGGAGAATTACTAAAAAGGGGTTCTTAATCTGCTAACAACATCAATCAATCTTTCATTCACAAGTTTATAACAAGATAAAATATAATTATAAATCCATGTAGTACTCACCCTCCACTAGTCCTATTATAAACATGTCTAACTTAGCATAGACAAGACAATTTCAGCATTTTTTCCTAAAAGGAGCTTTGGTTCCTAAATCTGCTTAAGTCAATATCACAGTATATTGAATCTGTTACGGAGGATTATTAAGAAAGGGTTCTTAAACTGCTAACAACATTAATCAATCTTCCATTCACAGGTATATAACAGAATTAATATTAACTATAAATACATGTAGTGCTCACCCTCCACTAGCCCTATTATTGGTGTCAGCAGCGCGATCAGCTTTCTGCTTCTTCGCGAACTCCTTTTCTCTTACAAGTTCACGCTCCTCCATCTCAGCCAACTCCTTATGATAGATGGCGAAGTTCAGAACTTTCAGAGCAGAATCAACATCATCCTTTGTAACCTGCCACAAGTTATATAATAGAAAACATTACACCTAGAAAGTTGGCTGACCGCAGGAGTTAAGGTGCTGTTTCCCATGGCAAGATAGAGGGTATGATATTGCCAGAACCTTCTACTTATTAGGTTAAGCTTTAAAAGTAAAATCCAATTCAAAAAATTAAGGACCATCAGGATTTGCTAGGGTGAGGGAGTCAAAAGTAAGTACCTCAGTCCTTAACTTCAACTTGGCATGAGCTGTCGACAGACGTATTATAGTTTCTAGAGTACGAGCAGTGATTGGAAGTGTTCCTCCTCCAGACTacgcaaaaacaaaaacaaaaaaaaaaaaaaatatatatatatatatatatatatatatatcagaagaGGCTAAGCAGGGGGGAAAAAGGATCAAAAAGAGAAAGACATCCAGATACTTTCAATACCCACCATTGCATTTGAACCCGCATTTCTAAGTTCCGCATACGCTGTCGCAATTTGTTCAGACGCCTATCAAGACAAACAGTCAGTTATATCTAGGACCACCATATAAGAATCATAACTCTGTAATACTGGATACTTATAGATGTGTAACGCAATACATGAAACTGAATGTCACGAATAATATGGAAGAAAGACAGAAGGTGAAGAATATTAAGATACCTCATCTGTCAACTTTGGCTCAATCTTACTCTTGGCATAATGAATATActtcttaagaaactggatggtGAGAGTGTCACGCTTGCGTTTCCCTTTCCCATGAAGGGTACGATTATACTTGACATAGAAGGATGAACCAGTGTCAGTGTCGTCTTCTATTCCAGATCTTAACCTCCCATCACCTATGAAAGTTTCAATGGGTTAAATTAAGCAATGAAACAGTTTCCAACAATTCAATCCCTTACTATGTTAAAACTGTCACATACCTCCATCATTAGGTGAACGATAACGGTGCATACGGAGGACATGTTCTGAGATCTGACGATCAATATCAGGGTCCATTTGGTCCAGCACGATAAATAGCAGGTCAAAACGAGAAAGCAAGGAGTCCGGCAGTCCAATATTTTTTGTTGGAGTAATTGAACGATCATACTGTACAATCATTTAGTAAATTGGATCAGATAGCAGCAGTACTAGTTGTCTTCCTAACAACATCTTGGTTTATAAACACCAAGATATTGTGATAGAGTAACACAGTAAGAAACAGAAAATGAGTTAGCAGATGAACATGCAACATACCGTCCCATATATAGGATTTGCAGCTGCCACTACACTGCAACGAGCATTCAGGGATGCATGAATACCGGCTTTGGCAATGGTTACAGTCTGCTGCTCCATAACTTCGTGAATGGCAACACGGTCCTGATCATTCATTTTGTCGAACTCATCAATACAAACAACACCTTTATCTGCAAGTACCATTGCACCAGCCTCTAGCCTTCTTTCTCCTGTTCACACATACCAATTAGTTTGTCTCAGAGCAGCAGCCAGTAATGAGATGCTACCCAGAAGTATGGCTTACCAGTTTCTTGATCAGACGTAACAGCTGCTGTTAACCCAACACCAGAAGAACCCCTGCCTGTTGTTGAGATGGCCAACGGTGCAATATTTAAAATTGCTCTAAGAAGTTGAGACTTAGCAACAGAAGGGTCACCCACCATCATCATGTTTATGTCACTATTCAAGGACAAAGAAGAAAACAGAATAGTAAGATTTTTGAAAGCAATACTCCAACGGCAAAAGTACTCATATACATAAGGATGAATTATCAATCACCCTCTTAAATGGGTTCCATTAGGTAAGTTCTTTTCCACCCCAccaagcatcaacagtatcaccGCCTTCTTTATCCATGTATGGCCATAAATAGATGGTGCAAGTGAACTGCCAAGCAATTCAAAAGCATCATCTTTTGCAGCaatgttttttatatttttaaggtCTTCAACAGTATAGGTTGGCTTATTTGCTTCTTTGTTGAGTAGAGAAACATTGTTAGCTATGAGGACAGTCCTGCACACACACAAAATCAAGGAATCAGGATCTCATAACACCAACTGACCGTACATTTCTACAAAGAAGATAAACACCATGGAATAGTACAGTCAACATGTCTGACCTAAAAACTCCATTCACACCCCCTTTGTTTCTCCCTGGAAGAGCTTTATATATGCCAACAATAGCTACACGATCTCCAGGTTTGCATGCATCTACCAGATCATCCTCTACTATAATGTCCACAGTTCGTGGTATCTGACCAGGGGCAGCTTCCTCAGGAACTTCTTGCATGGACAACATTTGGTGATCTTTGTATTTGCATAATCCATACTCAGTCACCAGTAAGTTGCCATTGTCATCCTAAAATTTAGCTGATTACTTAAATACTCTTTTTGTACGCAAATTAAAAAACatcacaaaataaagaaaaaaattaccCGTGTGGGATACACAGATCCAGTTGGTAAGCCTGTACTGGAAGTAATGTCTCGATATTCACGTGTTGTGAACTGAGTAGTGGTTGGACAGAAATGTACACTTTTAACAACCTTTGGTCTGACAAGAGAGCCTggaatgaaaaaacataaaagagGAGAGAATGAGTTTGGGTACAAACTCAAATGCATATTTAATCAGGGCTAGCTTAATATAATAGGAAATCCAATCACCACAGTAAATTTGTTCTCCATGATTCTATAATGGGCATGATTATATTCAAATTCATAATGAGCATTAACACATCACAATCACCAATTACACCTCTGACAGAACTTTTATTCCGAACCCACACTCTGGATAGCAGAATAATAAGACCCGCTTGGATATAGGAAAATCGCTGATACTATGGGGATCGATGACCTGCATTTTCATTTTGCTTTTTcaacaaagaaaaagataaatgagATTCTGAGAATAACTACAGGCATGTCATTTTCTTTTTGCATCCATCCTCGTAATTCTTTTGTGCCAAACATGCTTATCAATACTGGAGTGTCATTATACATAGAAATCCATACCCAAATTCGTTCTAGATCGTAAAAACCAAATTATCAAATCGTGGTAGATAGCAAACCAAATTACCAGAACTTCAAAAACCACTAAGCAGGTAAATATATATAGCTATAACCAAGATAAAGAGAGAGGGAGGGAGAGACATTACATTTGGTAACGATGCCTTTCACGCGAACCATGGAACCAATAAACGAAGAAAGTAGACCTCTAGGTGTAACTTCTCTAGAATCACCAATAGCTCCTTCAAATCCAGCAAGAATACTTTCCCCTTCTTTTAAATATTTAGGATCTATGTTTCTAGTAACTTCTGTAAGTGCTTCAGAGAAAGGCTGTATGTAATCTCCAGGGTTCCTTAAAagcctaaaaaaaattaaaaaaaaaaaaacagaaatgagAAAATCGgataaatagaagaaaaaaaaattagggtaaATTAAACAAACCTTCGAGTTAGGTCAGAGTTAAAGTCATGGAGATCAGAGATATCTATGAGGAGACGATAACGCTTCCCATCCATCATTTGTCTGATAGCTTGCATATATATGCCTTTCCCAATCTATTACGAAAAACATCGACGCAATCAGaatttcaaaattaaaaaaaaagaagtaatTTTAATAGATCGAAGAAAGTTTTGGTTACATCTTGATCCAGGAAATCCATAAATGTTCTCTTGTGAGCTGCCATGGCGTCTTCTCCGATATCCATCTTGCCGTCGCTGTTTTGGGTTTCTGGCGGAGAGGTAGAGAGAATAATTAGACTTCAGTTGCTTTGTTTCTCCTCTATTTCACATTTCTTTAGGGCATTTTGGCGGGAATAGAattagttttggcgggaaacaaataGGGCCGAGGATAAATATGACCTATTTTGAAGTGGGTCcctaaaggattttttttttttgaagcatgcccTTTATTAAGTTAAACTGAGATTACACGTGGGTATGTTATATTCACAGAGTCTGCTATTACAATAGAATTTATAGGTGGGAGAGTTACACTGTCCCACACTGTTGTTGTGAGCTTCTTATGGAGCAATCATCTGTCATTCGATTTGTCAGATCGTCCGCCGCTTGATTCTTTCTTTGTAGATGTGTCTAATGGAACG
This is a stretch of genomic DNA from Papaver somniferum cultivar HN1 chromosome 1, ASM357369v1, whole genome shotgun sequence. It encodes these proteins:
- the LOC113295599 gene encoding uncharacterized protein At2g34460, chloroplastic-like, producing the protein MVFLQTHSLTRNIKSPFTSSSSASPIVNHSKPFSSANTSIRATTTKMENTGIEGSNVNDNKRKIFVAGATGSTGKRIVEQLLAKGFAVKAGVRDVDKAKTTFSDNPFLQIVKADVTEGSAKLAEAIGNDAEAVICATGFRPSLDLFTPWKVDNFGTVNLVDACKKSNVNRFILISSILVNGAAMGQIFNPAYLFLNVFGLTLIAKLQAENYIRKSGINYTIIRPGGLKNDPPSGNLVMEPEDTLSTGSVSRDLVAEVAVEALGHSESSYKVVEIVSRLEAPKRSFEDLFGSIKQR
- the LOC113295614 gene encoding DNA replication licensing factor MCM3 homolog 2-like yields the protein MDIGEDAMAAHKRTFMDFLDQDIGKGIYMQAIRQMMDGKRYRLLIDISDLHDFNSDLTRRLLRNPGDYIQPFSEALTEVTRNIDPKYLKEGESILAGFEGAIGDSREVTPRGLLSSFIGSMVRVKGIVTKCSLVRPKVVKSVHFCPTTTQFTTREYRDITSSTGLPTGSVYPTRDDNGNLLVTEYGLCKYKDHQMLSMQEVPEEAAPGQIPRTVDIIVEDDLVDACKPGDRVAIVGIYKALPGRNKGGVNGVFRTVLIANNVSLLNKEANKPTYTVEDLKNIKNIAAKDDAFELLGSSLAPSIYGHTWIKKAVILLMLGGVEKNLPNGTHLRGDINMMMVGDPSVAKSQLLRAILNIAPLAISTTGRGSSGVGLTAAVTSDQETGERRLEAGAMVLADKGVVCIDEFDKMNDQDRVAIHEVMEQQTVTIAKAGIHASLNARCSVVAAANPIYGTYDRSITPTKNIGLPDSLLSRFDLLFIVLDQMDPDIDRQISEHVLRMHRYRSPNDGGDGRLRSGIEDDTDTGSSFYVKYNRTLHGKGKRKRDTLTIQFLKKYIHYAKSKIEPKLTDEASEQIATAYAELRNAGSNAMSGGGTLPITARTLETIIRLSTAHAKLKLRTEVTKDDVDSALKVLNFAIYHKELAEMEERELVREKEFAKKQKADRAADTNNRASGGETADPMEVDEPPTAPQSTHTLSPERIEAFGSVFGQHMRANHLDLISIADIENVVNAGAAVQYTRLEIVTLLERLQEDNRLMINDDMVHMM